The sequence TAAATATTCAGGCTGGCAAAACAGGCGAGATAGCCAATCATACATGCGACCCACAGCGCTTTTACGCCAAACAGGTGTACCACTATGCCCGGCAGTGACGCGGCAGCCGCTTTATCCGCACCGAATGCGTTGAAGTGCAATACCAGCACGGTGCAGGCCCAGTAAACTGTTCCTGCCAGCAGCAGGCCAATCATCAGCGCGCGCGGAAAATCGCGCTCAGGCTGCTTAAATTCAGAGGCCAGATGGGCGAACGCTTCGAGACCCACAAAACACCAGAACATAACGGCAAGGGCTGCGAAAAGCTGTGAATGGTCAATGTTTGTCGCTGCCGGGAAGGGAATGTCCTTAATTGTGATATTGCCCGCCCACCAGACAGCCGCAACGAGCGCAACAATCAGTACCGCAACCAGCGTCTGCAGGTTTGCACTTGAGCTGGCGCCGCGTGAGCCCACCCACCAGACGATGGCCAGCGTACCCAGTTCAGCCAGCAGGAGCTGCTCGTTATGCCAGCCAAACAGCGCCTGTCCAAAGCCGGTTGCAATATGCAATGCCGCAGGAAGACCCACCGGGATCACCGAGAGAAACAGCCAGCCGGTAACACGCTTCAGTCGCGGGCCAAACGCCAGCCCGACAAAGTGCGCCACACCGCCTGCGTCAGGGAAGTGCCGCCCGAGGATGGCAAACACAATGGCTATCGGAAACACCAGCACAATCAGCACCGGCCACGCCCACAGGCTGTTATTGCCTGCTACCAGCGCCGCCAGTGCGGGTACGGCAAATACGCCCGTACCTAACAAGGAGGTTGAGAGCAGGCCAACGCCCTGCGCCAGTCCCAACTCCTGTTTAAGTCCACTCATTGACATCGTCCTGCCAATACCAAAAGAGAGGGGATGGTAACACTTTCGCAAAATTTTTTTTCAACTCCCCCTTGAAGGGGGAAAAAGCTATCCCCATCTCTCAGGGCACTAGTCGGAAAACCGCATGCGGGCCGGCGTCATCCATAACTGATAATGA comes from Enterobacter kobei and encodes:
- the yjeH gene encoding L-methionine/branched-chain amino acid transporter, whose product is MSGLKQELGLAQGVGLLSTSLLGTGVFAVPALAALVAGNNSLWAWPVLIVLVFPIAIVFAILGRHFPDAGGVAHFVGLAFGPRLKRVTGWLFLSVIPVGLPAALHIATGFGQALFGWHNEQLLLAELGTLAIVWWVGSRGASSSANLQTLVAVLIVALVAAVWWAGNITIKDIPFPAATNIDHSQLFAALAVMFWCFVGLEAFAHLASEFKQPERDFPRALMIGLLLAGTVYWACTVLVLHFNAFGADKAAAASLPGIVVHLFGVKALWVACMIGYLACFASLNIYIQSFARLVWSQALYNPESRLAQLSKRQLPVNALNTVLGCCVLSTLGIYVLKINLDALIVYANGIFIMIYLLCMLAGCRLLEGRYKALAVVGGVLCLLLLAMVGWKSVYAIVMLAGLWLFLPKRQNPQAR